Proteins encoded by one window of Anopheles maculipalpis chromosome 2RL, idAnoMacuDA_375_x, whole genome shotgun sequence:
- the LOC126557210 gene encoding mucin-5AC yields MQSIRIASFVPVMLLLLLATLADGLPYPRPMPQNLRRLPRRNDFVAYNLHRIIRPRDVNDLGVDQARKAMHDVHETIAEVQRLLSLDPSLPRLTRGEIEELFENVTREEFAKSLRAGDHHRAQHMRALMLVLPYHANNMSPENMQKIYTRPPVTRIVGAASNTRPVGVETLPMTPARFVASSTTTTTTTTTAAPTTSGARTTAAPIPVTTIRFTTPRPTTFHPTLPERMRDASYHRKENMNEILAAIGLSQSSEELSTPPTFRPLPADMTTIAPFSSTSVSSVTEDPINNAINVDDPKVAQELKELLRSFGLLKEADSEASANSPLPQAERLVDIQPAALVLHEPLKVEESTPTIEEPKKPEVQTTGGLTQASVKADDYVAFKPLPIGTSMDEGDAKPIDEELDALLKSFGLLGPGPRNKKSMHPEPTHKPPTQMVMMKTVPSIDADLVAPQLMSVLGTLGIQMKNGQQEASPSTGVTPLIRRREKTPRKLDPPVDQTPSAAHLRVSNEDYRKLEQLWQTVKQLEKLNASLTDDSLDVLNPKHYNLSPSLLAQGPDPLLDNVDAREKLNEIKKRQEPATSTTTATTITTTTSTASSVQNDDSAAVTESDSPFRFSLQLNTGGGGTTSDDSELDESLAKLTTTETSSDTTTISPTTNTTPSTTTTTTESARNAALEDSFPSSDLAGDPVNEEPLPPPRRNGFYFLYDWNTFLEVGEEPNKVIIRYNPQAGDPSRFLPVTVP; encoded by the exons ATGCAGTCCATTAGGATTGCATCGTTTGTGCCAGTGATGCTGCTTCTGTTGCTAGCAACACTGGCCGACGGATTGCCGTATCCGCGACCCATGCCACAAAATCTACGAAGATTGCCGCGTAGGAACGATTTTGTTGCCTACAACTTGCACCGCATCATACGACCGCGCGATGTGAACGATCTGGGTGTTGATCAGGCACGCAAGGCCATGCACGATGTGCACGAAACGATCGCAGAAGTGCAGCGGCTTCTGTCCCTCGATCCTTCTCTTCCCAGACTTACGAG gGGAGAAATTGAAGAACTGTTCGAAAATGTGACACGTGAAGAGTTTGCGAAATCGCTACGCGCTGGCGATCACCATCGAGCCCAGCATATGCGTGCACTTATGCTGGTGTTACCTTACCACGCCAACAATATGTCGCCggaaaatatgcaaaagaTATACACCCGTCCACCGGTAACACGCATTGTTGGTGCCGCTTCCAACACAAGGCCGGTCGGTGTCGAAACGCTACCGATGACACCGGCTCGGTTTGTAGCCAGCagtactactaccaccaccacaactacTACCGCAGCACCGACGACATCTGGTGCGCGTACAACGGCCGCTCCCATCCCGGTGACGACAATTCGCTTTACAACACCACGTCCAACTACTTTCCATCCAACGCTACCGGAGCGGATGCGTGATGCTTCCTACCATCGGAAGGAAAATATGAACGAAATTCTTGCTGCGATTGGTTTATCCCAAAGCTCAGAGGAACTTTCCACACCTCCAACGTTCCGTCCACTGCCAGCAGATATGACAACAATAGCACCGTTCTCTTCAACTTCTGTTTCGTCGGTAACAGAGGATCCTATCAACAACGCAATCAACGTGGATGATCCGAAGGTAGCTCAAGAGTTGAAGGAGCTATTGCGTTCGTTCGGTTTGCTGAAGGAAGCGGATAGTGAGGCAAGTGCGAATAGTCCACTGCCGCAAGCTGAACGACTTGTCGACATTCAGCCAGCAGCATTGGTACTGCACGAACCATTAAAGGTAGAGGAATCAACCCCTACGATTGAGGAACCGAAAAAACCGGAAGTCCAAACGACCGGTGGATTGACACAGGCTAGTGTAAAGGCGGATGATTATGTTGCCTTTAAACCATTGCCTATCGGAACATCCATGGACGAGGGAGATGCAAAACCAATAGACGAAGAGTTGGACGCTTTGCTAAAGTCATTCGGACTGCTGGGGCCGGGACCTCGCAATAAGAAATCCATGCATCCGGAACCAACCCACAAACCACCGACTCAGATGGTTATGATGAAAACAGTTCCATCCATCGATGCTGATCTAGTAGCACCACAGCTAATGTCCGTGCTGGGAACGCTAGGCATACAGATGAAAAATGGCCAACAGGAGGCATCTCCATCTACAGGAGTAACACCGCTAATCAGGCGGCGAGAGAAAACACCTCGTAAACTTGATCCACCAGTAGATCAAACTCCTTCAGCGGCTCACTTACGCGTTAGCAATGAAGACTACCGTAAGCTGGAACAATTGTGGCAAACGGTAAAGCAGCTCGAAAAGCTAAACGCATCCCTGACGGACGATTCGCTCGATGTGCTCAATCCGAAACACTACAATTTAAGTCCATCCCTCCTAGCACAGGGTCCCGATCCTCTTCTCGATAATGTCGATGCCCGTGAAAAGTTAAACGAGATCAAGAAGCGTCAGGAACCGGCCACaagtactactactgctactactattactactacgaCGTCTACCGCCTCGTCGGTTCAGAATGACGACAGTGCTGCGGTGACGGAAAGTGATAGTCCGTTCCGTTTTAGCCTGCAGCTTAACACTGGCGGAGGTGGTACTACGAGCGATGATTCTGAGTTGGATGAATCCTTAGCTAAGCTTACCACCACCGAAACTTCATCCGATACGACAACGATTTCTCCCACCACGAACACCACCCCTTCAACTACCACCACAACGACGGAAAGTGCACGAAATGCCGCACTGGAAGATTCGTTTCCCTCGTCCGATTTGGCTGGTGATCCGGTGAACGAGGAACCGCTGCCACCTCCACGCCGTAACGGTTTCTACTTTTTGTACGATTGGAACACGTTCTTAGAAGTGGGCGAAGAACCGAACAAGGTAATCATTCGGTACAACCCGCAGGCAGGTGACCCAAGCCGATTCCTACCGGTTACTGTACCGtag